In Coffea eugenioides isolate CCC68of chromosome 4, Ceug_1.0, whole genome shotgun sequence, the genomic stretch TTACATTCAGGCCACACCAAAGACAGTCTCACTCGATCTAAGAGAGGACTCACAGAACTTCACCATGCAGGCAGTAGCATAAATGTGTATCGAATTACATATTTATATGCAATGAACTTGAGTCAGAGTTGTGGTTCTTTTCGTTATCGTGTttactgctttttttttttgggggggggggggggggtccTCTCCATAGCCTGTCTATTTCAGTATTTTGTCTGAGGTAATGCTGAAGACATATCCTTCAATTTTTATACATTTTGGACTTGAATTGCGTGGTGGAGTTTCTTTCTTTATATGAGTTTTCTTAATCTACAGCTTTGGAACACCTGGAATTGAAATTGTCCCCAGCCCTGTGTTTGTTGGCAGCTTCCTAAACCGTGTACTTGTATTATACAAGTTGCAATGGTTTGACTCTTGGTTGTTTATTACTCGTGTGTTCTAAGCACAGTTGTATGCTGAAACTCTGGAAGAATAACAAATATTTGTCCAGAACCTCTACCGTTTTATTTAATTAAGGTGATTGGTGGAATATTACCAAACACATGGAATGATTCCTCAATACTCCTTTCTGCCAGATTTGAAGTGCAATTTACAGCTTTGATTATTAACTTGGAATTTAACTTTAATGTGTGAAAGAGTTCAATCATATGTGTCTTTTTGTTTGAATGACAAAATTCCATCTCAGCCGAAACACTAGAGTTTGTCATCTGATTTTCAATGAAATATCGGCATTTTGAGGGACGTATTAGCTCTCTTTTTTTTGCAATTACCCTATCTTGATTgttatttttagaattttataaaaaaaatgttataacgatttgatatacgaaaaataaaataataattaaaaaattatttaaaaaaaggtaaatttttttttatgaaaaaacacaatccaaacaaggtggGGGGGAGAATCTGGATTCTAATATGAGATTTGTCCTCATTATCCGTAATAAAATACCGTCCAGATATGTTGTCGTGCTTATTAGTTGTCTGCTATTGATTGTCAAACCTACTTATTTGACTTGAAGTGTAAGTGTACAAACTGAACAAAGCTAATGGCAACGACTAAAAATTCCAGCCAGTAGCTGCTTTTCTCACCAACCCATTTAATAGTTAaatttaagggataatttcggaaaacctcccttgaggttttggACAGCTTCACTTGACCCTCtcaaactttaaaaaatctcacTTGCTTCCcttattttggattttttgtaTCATTTATAAccaattttaaaatataatattaaaaaattcattttgagaGAGTAAATATAACCTCATTCTAAATTTTCCCTATTGTTGTCTTACTTTTTATTACCAAAATGTTGAGTATATTAATAACAAAtgaaaagcaaaaacaaaaagtaTGAATGTTTTTTGTAAGTTACAAAGATAATATTTTCTTTACTGTAAAGTGTTTTGAGTTAATTTAATAATTCTTATAAATCTTTTACATATTTTtgagttttccaatttttttccaaatagaTGGCTTGAAAGTAAAATGATACAACATGCTAAAAATTATACATAAACTTGTTTGTATTGTTTTCAATCTCATGCAAAAAGGTATTCTCATGGTTGTAAATTATTGCaagttatttgattattgtaaGTCAATCGTAATTTTAAGTTATTTAacattcctttcttttttttatctaaCATTTCTTGTTTGAACTAATGACACAAAAACTATTAAAGAGTTTTTTCAATCTTATTATcaacttttaaattttcattaaaaaaactATATCGatcaattaaccaaaaattaagaGATGAATTTAGTGTATTATGATAATTAAGAAATCGCTAGAAAAGGGTAAATTTGGAATGAAATTGTATTCTCTCTTTCAAAATGagtttttaatattatattttaaaaggTGTTTCAAATGTTATAAAAAAGTTTAAAGTAGGAGAGCCAAGtgagatttttcaaagtttgaaGGTGCCAAATGAAACTAttagaaaccttaggggaggtttctaaaattatccctaaatttGATGGCTCCCGAGCTTGGTAAAGGATATGTCATCATAGAAAACAGCTGTATCTCTTAAGAATATGTTACAATCACGTACTTTTTTGAAGAACCTTGCATGCTTGATCCCATTTATACTGCTTTCGGTGGCTGAAAAACATGTTCCAGTTCCCCTTCTGCAGACCAAGATTTGTTTCCCAGAATAATAAGTCTGCTTGGGATTTTCCTCCACAGCTACTACCACAGGAAAAAGAGCTACTTTACCAGCTTTGGTTGGATTTAGACCTTCGCTGCGTTCATTGCTAGAGCTTTTTGGTGGGTTGACTGCTTTCCACATTGAAGGTCAAGAGTttttttgcatagttgtcatttTTCAAAAGTGCATATCTGAAGGTTAGACTTTGAGTTTGCATTTTGTTAACATTATGACGAAAATTTTGCTGTTTGATGTTGTATTGCACTTTTAGGATACATCTTCTTCTTTGACAAGCCACGGCTTAAGCGCGGATTTTTGTTTACATTTAGTCCATATATATCTGAACTCTTCATATCCAAGAAATCCGagacagtttttttttttttttttgatgcattgaaataaaagtaaaagataGTAGGTTCAAGTACTTAGTTTAATACAGTCATCCTGGGAAGTGCAACTCCCCTGAAATCATCCAAAACATAGGGGAATACAAAATCAGGGCATGAATCAAAAGACTGGGATTGGTTGCTGCAGTTTCCTCCTTGCTTGGCCAATGCATCTGCAAATCTATTTGCTTCTCTAAGTTATGGTAGAAATAGACCTGGGAAATACGAGGCAGTTGATTTAAGCATGATGGCTTCTGGTTAGTCCTTCCCAGTGAAATTGACTCAGAAACCACTAGGAAAAGTTTAGGACGGGTAGACCCAGATTTACATGTAGACCGAGAGGTGGAAAATATGCCACAGCACTGAAGTTAATTTTTTAGTTCAAAATGATCCCTCAACAGCAGATCAGTCTTATCCTTACATTTATTGGCTCCACTCCGCCATCCTCAAGACCTCAGTAAATCGGTTTCCACCACCACCATTATCACACTTCCTTGTCACTCCTTCTCCCCCACTCCCCATATCGACGGTCGTTccttttcctctctctttttccaAAATCGGCACCTACTGCTGCATTTCAGTGAACAGATCCAGGCAGATGGTGCGGTAATGTCCACAAGTGGAAAGAAGCTTCTAATTAGCACATGCACAACATCGTCATCTTGATTGTTTGTTGTTTCCTCATCACATGGATGGATCCGAGCAGCAGGCCAacagtttgtttattttgagcTTTAGCATCAAGACTTCTCGGCACTAATCCCGTCCCACTCCCAAGTTTACAGCCCACCATGAGATGAAAGAATTTCATGATTATGTGAATGATGAATTTAACTAGTGCGTTCATAAATATCCTAAGACTTTTCTAGTTGTTTTCCCCTTGACATTTTTTGGATTGAAAGAGGAAAGGGTTGTGGATTTTTTAGGATCAACTTCTTTAATGTAGTAGATTTTGGACCACCCGAtttactgatttttttttttgtcgagaAGTGTCCGGAACCATTGGGCCGGTCTACTAATGAAGCCGTAGAATCCAAGAATTGCCGAACAAGTGCAATAGTTATCCACATTGATTTTGATTTGGCCGAAAATTTCTATTGTCCTAAAAATTGATTTGACTAAACATTACTTGTCAATTCTTGAATGACAGCCATGTATACTATCTGTTAGGGAACTTGTACTTCTCTCTCTTCCTTTGGCTTCATCTCCTCCGTATTCTATGGCATAAAAAACAGGAAACATTTGGTCCCATCTCCTGTGCTTGTCTTAAAGTGCCAGAAGCGAATATATTTATTACTGAAACCACCGGCCTTTGGGTCGGTGGCCATCACCTGGTAACTAAGGCTTAATGGGATGAAATGTCACATTTAAAATGGCTtgacttcaaaaaaaaaaatttaggatGATACGAAGTGTATCTATCTAGTCCGATGATGGTTCAGTCATCTTTGAATTATGTCTGGACCTTCTTAGGTCCGTCCCTTCTTTTTAGTGTAAGATAGATTAAATTATACAATAATTATCGTTTtcgaaaaaaaattatattttttactgTATACAACTTTATCGTTCTTATTTGTTGACTACTGAACGATTGTTTCTTTGATATACTTGCGTCAGACAAtagatatctttttttttcctttgctgcATATCTCTGTAATTCAACGTTCTTTCTGATGTTTTAAGGCAATAGGGTATTTATGTCCAAATTCAGTTTCGCAGTATAGTTGAAGGGACTGCCATTTAATTTCAAGGCTTCTACTTGAAGTTAGGAGTATAACAATAGTTAAATCTCAGGAAATATGGCAGGCAGCTACCTTACTCTAGTAAATAGGCACCCATCTCTGGTTCTCCCCAAAGGCCAATATATGGGACTCCCAATATTGTAACTTTCTACTTCCTTATGTTAAGAGCTGCCTGACCTGATTATTTACCATATAGGTGCTGCTTCTTTGACATGGATAAGAGCGAAGGAATTAACCTCACGGAGAGAGATTCTTCAGAAAGACTTCCTTCACTGATTGAACATATTGCTGCAAATAAAGTGGCTGGATTTGATAACATTAAGGAGAAGAGTGAGCTGAATTATCAACCAGCTGCCATGTGTTCTCATTGTTTAAGCCCCTTAAGCATGGTAAGTCAATAGAAAGCTAATGATTTTACCCTATTCAGCAATAATGTTAACATCTTGAATTGTCATGAGAATTAGCATTTTATCTTTTTACAATCAAATGGTTCTTGGTATCTGCAATACCATTTATCTTGTATATGTTTCGACTCTTCCCTGATTTATAGAAGGATATTTTGGTTGAGACTTTTTGGAAGTCAAGACCTAAGTTGTTTCTAGGAGCCATCAATATTAGTAGTCCATTGTCAGACTCCTACAATTGCTTTTAGTTGACCTGTGTTGCATGTCTATAATGTATGTTAGCTATGTTAAAGGCATATACTGGGTGACTGACATAGTAGATGTTGCATATTAAATTTATCTTTTACTCGTCGAGGACCTCTTGGTGTATAACGTGGTCTTCAGGATTAATTTAAAGGTAAAAGAAGCCAAAGAATGAGATAGTAAGTAAGTGGCTTGAAGCAAAGGCATGCTCTTAAGTAACTAACCATGATCATAATAAGGCCCTTCTTAGAAGCTTCGAGTTAAGTAAATGTCACTGATTATGATAGACTTGGCTCCAGCGTCCTTTTTTTATGCAATGGGACCTTAACCTGGTTCTCTTTTCATTTTCCCCATCTCTAACATGAATTTCTGCTGCTGAGATGCTCTTAGTTGCGGCATTGCATCAACTATTTCGTTGTGGAAAGTTCTCTGTTGTTGTTTAATTTGCAAGACGGCAAGCTTCTGACACTCTTGTCATTGGGTTACACTCTACTAATTGTTTCTGAAGTTATATGTTATGTTAATTTTCTTAGGGAACTGTGGCAGCAGCTGCAGATGGTCAGAGTGATCTTTCTCAGACTCAAAGACTGCATTCTGTTTCTATTAGCATGCCATCTACTCCTGCGGGAAATCATTCCTCAAATGCGAAAAAAGTACTCTTCAATGATAGTAATGAAATAATTTTCAGCAATGACGTTTCAAATTCTGCTGCTACAACCAATTATGGTGGTGCTGCAGAACTAAAAACCACAAAGTTTCATTCTCAGCCAATGCCAACAGGTTCAACATCTGATGAGGTTGTCGCAAATGGCAAATTTCCAAGCCATCCAGAAGGTCCCCTTAGGAATCCTGCAATTAACGGACTAAAGGATAAAAGATTTGACACTTTCAAAACTTGGTCTGGGAAGCTTGAGAGGCAAATATCCAATTTACGTGGAAAGAACAGGGAAGATACACATGATTCCAATCCGCAAGAGAATATAGAAGTGGAGAGTTTACCTGTGGACCGGTACTTTGATGCCTTGCAGGGGCCTGAACTTGATACACTACGGGTATGTATCTTTGCATATTCtgttcttcttttatttttggtatCTGTCTAGGTGTAGTTAGATGGTTGTCATAAGTGTATTCATCACTGAGATTTGCAACATTGACTTTCTGCTGTACAGCCTTCTGAGGAGATAATTCTTCCTGAAGATGAGCAGTGGCCCTTTCTTCTTCGCTACTCAATCTCTTCATTTGGTATCTGTCTTGGTGTTAGCAGCCAAGCCATTATGTGGAAAGCCCTTGCAACGTCTGCTTCCACAAAATTTCTGCATATAAGCCCCGATGTAAACCTAGCTTTGTGGTGCATATCGGTTGCTCTTGTAGTAATCGTCTCTTCCATTTACTTTCTGAAAGTGATTTTCTACTTTGAAGCAGTTCGGAGAGAATACTATCACCCGATCCGTATCAATTTCTTCTTTGCTCCATGGATAGCACTTCTTTTTTTAGCTCTAGGAGTTCCACCATCAATTTCTGAAAAGCTCCATGCAACTCTATGGTACATTCTTATGTTTCCAATCTTTTGTCTTGAGCTAAAAATTTATGGACAATGGATGTCAGGAGGAAAGAGGAGGCTTTCAAAGGTGGCCAATCCTTCAAATCATCTCTCAGttgttggaaattttgttgGGGCATTGCTTGGCGCATCCATGGGGCTAAAGGAAGGGCCTATTTTCTTCTTTGCTATTGGATTGGCTCATTACATGGTCTTATTTGTCACTCTCTACCAAAGACTTCCAACAAATGAGACACTTCCAAAGGAGCTTCACCCAGTATTCTTTTTGTTTGTCGCAGCACCTAGTGTTGCTTCTATGGCGTGGGCAAACATTCAGGGATCCTTTGATTATGGATCACGGATTGCTTACTTCATTGCTATGTTCCTCTATTTATCGCTGGTTAGTCCTTCTATTATGTGATTTCTCAAACCTATGTGCTTTGCATTCTCAATTATGCTGAGTATTTTATGCATGGATAGGACTTACAAGCTTGTTGGTGAGCTCGGTTAGCTTTAGCTATAACATTAACACTCAGATGAATGTTGTCTGAAGACTGAGGGGATCTATAAGATAAGAAACCACTTCCCTACCCTTGAAATCGAATACCTTCCTGAGCATTGTTGTCGAAGAAAAAGTAGTACTATGCTCTAGATAAAAAATGAGGTTGGAAAACAGGCCAAGGCTAGTTCATGTTAAAGTGGATGATCAAGTTGTTTCGCGAACAATTTTATCTAAGCATATTCAGTTGGTAAGAATAGGTATCTAATCATTTGCTTCTCCTCCTCACAGGCTGTTCGCATTAACTTTTTCCGAGGCTTCAGGTACAGTAAGATGTGTAATTTTTAACTCCAGAGTTCTGTATCCAACCTACTTTTTATAGATTCCtgatattcaattttttttgttttggtctAATGTAGGTTTTCTTTGGCATGGTGGGCGTACACTTTTCCAATGACTGGAGCTGCCATTGCCACAATCAGGTATTCAAATGCGGTAACCAATGTAGTGACAAAATGTTTAACTGTGATACTATGTGTAACTGCAACACTCACAGTAACTGCACTACTCGTAACAACAATCATCCATGCTTTCGTGCTTCGAAACCTCTTTCCCAATGACATTGCCATTGCAATTAGTCAAGGAAAGCCTAAAACAACTCGACGATGGTTTCATAGAAGATCTGGCAGCTCTGATACTACTACTAAACATATTGAACACTACCTCAAGTTTGCAGATTCGGAAGAAAAAGATATTGAAGCTTCTAATGAGTCGGCAGGAAAAGTTTGAACTTCTGGCATAAAAAGAAGTTTACAATATTCAGTACTTCATCAGTTTTACAGGTCCTGAAGTACTTACAAACAGTCTATCAAGGGAGGAGCAGTAAATCTTGAAGTCCCGATGAACTTGATGTACAAATTTATCAATATGGTTTATGTAGCAAGGAGAGATCAAGGAAAATTTTCCACTTTCTTTGAGCTGTAAATTGTTGTATTAGAAACTCTGAAAGTCTGAACAGTTGGATATCTTTCTGAATAAACTAAATTTTTAGCATGGATAAGAGTAATAATTTAGTCTGTTAGTCACTTAGTCGTTGGATGAGTGTGTATCCCATAGAACATTGTAAATTGGCTGCGGGAGTAACCTAGCCATTGGATGCCAATGTTTGTTTAAAGATGGGATTAAAATCAAGCAAACAAATATCTGATGACTGGAAACTGGCTCATGGAAGGGTTTCAAACTCCATCCTGCCAAAAGAACAGTTAGACATTATCTAATGAAAAGACTTAACATCCGGTTCTTGAATCTAAACTATATTTCGGCTAAAGGGTTTCAAATCtcaataataatatattagggGTGTGGATTTAGGATGCAGAAGTGTGAATTTAGCTTCTTTCATAAGTAATCTTATCAATATAATTACGCACAAGTCAATCTATTGTTACAAAAGcataacaaaatttacaaagtttagaaaacaagaaaggaaattaaaaaatataaaggGCAAGATTGGAGAATAAGGAGAATCACTattattacaaaaatatagaagtaATATATTGTTACAAAGTTCAGAACAGTCACTATTATTAGAACTTCAAAATGTGCTGAATAAGGAGAACTGGACAATGACAAGAACAAGGGTGATTCCCCATAATCACCATATCACTCTTCTACAACTAAATAGAATCAGTGTAATTTCTCCCACGTATAATTCTAGCCAGTATACATTCTTGTACCTGAGAATATAGGTTAGATGACAATGTATAAGACGAAAAACACCAAGCTTACTATCAGCAGGAAAATGAGTAGGACATAAAATTGAAGAGAAAACTAGAAAAACCAGAAGGACAATTAACAGCCCTAAAGAAAATAGTTTCAGTTCTTAGAAGTAAGGTGAAGAAAAACATTCAgcaacttcatgtttttgtagatTTTAATTTTAGCAATGCTAGAAAGTTctatatcttgaaattcttgtCAAATAGGTAAAAACTGACAAGTTGCAGACAAAATTAGACTtaaaaaacagaagaaaacaTGATGCCAAAATCtgccttgtaaaataatattccAGTCTCACGTTAATTAATTACCTCTTGCTTATTTCTGCCATTAATTTCAGTCTGCAATCTGTATTCTTCCATTCTCCAATGTGTTTTCTTAGCATGTGGTGGAGAACCTGAAAAATAagtcaaataaattttgaaagcAAATATATCTCCTTCTGAATTGTGAATTGGTTCTTCTTCTCCAATGAATCTCCAGAAACCGATCCCATTTCCAACCATCCGAGTTGATCTTGTtttcccaagaaaatattcaTCTTTGTATATGAAGAAAAACCATTCCCTTTCATTATCATTAAAAGTACCATTTCCCACTGCAAAAACAAATTTCAACGCAATGAGTTGTAAacataaccaaaaaaaaaaaaaaccattccatcagaaaaaacaaaaacttcAGTGAAATCTTTAGTCTTATttccaaaatcacaaaattgcAACCATGATGTATACTGGAAGATGCCACTTAACTAGGAGTTGTCATGAACCAGGAATTGATCAAACTAGAAATAAATGACCTGAAGCGGAAATTGATGAAACTGGAAATAAATGAATTATCACGGGATGTATACTAGAATAAAGATGGATAATGAACTAGAAGGGAGAACGTAAGTTTAGATTGTTGCAATTCTAGTCATGAGTTATTTGCAATTCTGTTGTTTCTTATCCTTTCcatcttttgcaattttctTGAATCACAACGTATAACGTATAATCTATAACCTATCATCGTGTAGTCTCATTATACCTAAGTGTAATCTTGATGTACCAAAACTATTGTTAAATACGTTACACAACTAGCATTACCatctaaaaataacaaaatttttgCAACTTCTTGCAACTTCCATAACAACTATATAAAAGAGCCCTACAAATCTGAAAAGCACCCTACAAATCTTTCCAGACTAATGTTACATGCGCTATCCATACAGAATTAACGTATAATCCATATGTAGAAGAATATAGATGACAGAGTGAGATGTACCTAAACATTTGGGATGTTTGCTATAGAGGTCGTGGGCATCAATTTCTCGGATGATCTTAACCGGGAGAGGTTTGTAGAGTACTTTGTTAGCCAGATAATACTTGACCAGCTCTTCATCAGTGGGCACAAATCTATACCCAACAGGCATCTCCAACTCCAACAAACGTTGGCTGGTTTCCATGAGAAAATGCTGATTTTGAGTAACAAATCAATGAAGAAGATGGACAAAATAGAGCCAAGCCTTGAAAGAACGAAGATGGTAGTAGCTTTACCAACTGAAGCCCGTATTTTATATTAGC encodes the following:
- the LOC113769582 gene encoding S-type anion channel SLAH3-like isoform X3, translating into MPSTPAGNHSSNAKKVLFNDSNEIIFSNDVSNSAATTNYGGAAELKTTKFHSQPMPTGSTSDEVVANGKFPSHPEGPLRNPAINGLKDKRFDTFKTWSGKLERQISNLRGKNREDTHDSNPQENIEVESLPVDRYFDALQGPELDTLRPSEEIILPEDEQWPFLLRYSISSFGICLGVSSQAIMWKALATSASTKFLHISPDVNLALWCISVALVVIVSSIYFLKVIFYFEAVRREYYHPIRINFFFAPWIALLFLALGVPPSISEKLHATLWYILMFPIFCLELKIYGQWMSGGKRRLSKVANPSNHLSVVGNFVGALLGASMGLKEGPIFFFAIGLAHYMVLFVTLYQRLPTNETLPKELHPVFFLFVAAPSVASMAWANIQGSFDYGSRIAYFIAMFLYLSLAVRINFFRGFRFSLAWWAYTFPMTGAAIATIRYSNAVTNVVTKCLTVILCVTATLTVTALLVTTIIHAFVLRNLFPNDIAIAISQGKPKTTRRWFHRRSGSSDTTTKHIEHYLKFADSEEKDIEASNESAGKV
- the LOC113769582 gene encoding S-type anion channel SLAH2-like isoform X2 — protein: MDKSEGINLTERDSSERLPSLIEHIAANKVAGFDNIKEKSELNYQPAAMCSHCLSPLSMGTVAAAADGQSDLSQTQRLHSVSISMPSTPAGNHSSNAKKPMPTGSTSDEVVANGKFPSHPEGPLRNPAINGLKDKRFDTFKTWSGKLERQISNLRGKNREDTHDSNPQENIEVESLPVDRYFDALQGPELDTLRPSEEIILPEDEQWPFLLRYSISSFGICLGVSSQAIMWKALATSASTKFLHISPDVNLALWCISVALVVIVSSIYFLKVIFYFEAVRREYYHPIRINFFFAPWIALLFLALGVPPSISEKLHATLWYILMFPIFCLELKIYGQWMSGGKRRLSKVANPSNHLSVVGNFVGALLGASMGLKEGPIFFFAIGLAHYMVLFVTLYQRLPTNETLPKELHPVFFLFVAAPSVASMAWANIQGSFDYGSRIAYFIAMFLYLSLAVRINFFRGFRFSLAWWAYTFPMTGAAIATIRYSNAVTNVVTKCLTVILCVTATLTVTALLVTTIIHAFVLRNLFPNDIAIAISQGKPKTTRRWFHRRSGSSDTTTKHIEHYLKFADSEEKDIEASNESAGKV
- the LOC113769582 gene encoding S-type anion channel SLAH3-like isoform X4: MDKSEGINLTERDSSERLPSLIEHIAANKVAGFDNIKEKSELNYQPAAMCSHCLSPLSMGTVAAAADGQSDLSQTQRLHSVSISMPSTPAGNHSSNAKKVLFNDSNEIIFSNDVSNSAATTNYGGAAELKTTKFHSQPMPTGSTSDEVVANGKFPSHPEGPLRNPAINGLKDKRFDTFKTWSGKLERQISNLRGKNREDTHDSNPQENIEVESLPVDRYFDALQGPELDTLRPSEEIILPEDEQWPFLLRYSISSFGICLGVSSQAIMWKALATSASTKFLHISPDVNLALWCISVALVVIVSSIYFLKVIFYFEAVRREYYHPIRINFFFAPWIALLFLALGVPPSISEKLHATLWYILMFPIFCLELKIYGQWMSGGKRRLSKVANPSNHLSVVGNFVGALLGASMGLKEGPIFFFAIGLAHYMVLFVTLYQRLPTNETLPKELHPVFFLFVAAPSVASMAWANIQGSFDYGSRIAYFIAMFLYLSLAVRINFFRGFRFSLAWWAYTFPMTGAAIATIRFGRKRY
- the LOC113769277 gene encoding NAC domain-containing protein 101-like gives rise to the protein MPVGYRFVPTDEELVKYYLANKVLYKPLPVKIIREIDAHDLYSKHPKCLVGNGTFNDNEREWFFFIYKDEYFLGKTRSTRMVGNGIGSPPHAKKTHWRMEEYRLQTEINGRNKQEDGV
- the LOC113769582 gene encoding S-type anion channel SLAH2-like isoform X1 yields the protein MDKSEGINLTERDSSERLPSLIEHIAANKVAGFDNIKEKSELNYQPAAMCSHCLSPLSMGTVAAAADGQSDLSQTQRLHSVSISMPSTPAGNHSSNAKKVLFNDSNEIIFSNDVSNSAATTNYGGAAELKTTKFHSQPMPTGSTSDEVVANGKFPSHPEGPLRNPAINGLKDKRFDTFKTWSGKLERQISNLRGKNREDTHDSNPQENIEVESLPVDRYFDALQGPELDTLRPSEEIILPEDEQWPFLLRYSISSFGICLGVSSQAIMWKALATSASTKFLHISPDVNLALWCISVALVVIVSSIYFLKVIFYFEAVRREYYHPIRINFFFAPWIALLFLALGVPPSISEKLHATLWYILMFPIFCLELKIYGQWMSGGKRRLSKVANPSNHLSVVGNFVGALLGASMGLKEGPIFFFAIGLAHYMVLFVTLYQRLPTNETLPKELHPVFFLFVAAPSVASMAWANIQGSFDYGSRIAYFIAMFLYLSLAVRINFFRGFRFSLAWWAYTFPMTGAAIATIRYSNAVTNVVTKCLTVILCVTATLTVTALLVTTIIHAFVLRNLFPNDIAIAISQGKPKTTRRWFHRRSGSSDTTTKHIEHYLKFADSEEKDIEASNESAGKV